The following proteins are encoded in a genomic region of Sorangiineae bacterium MSr12523:
- a CDS encoding amino acid adenylation domain-containing protein has product MNDRQSLSKHGAQLTPEQRTFVEQRLRGDHASPNVAAPIPRRSDPARAPLSFSQQRLWFLDQSAPGNIAYNESTVLHLRGHLDADTLEESIQDIVDRHEILRTTFAVLDGHPSQIIATSLRIRVARIDLKDLDPATREAEARRLAHEDARAPFDLERGPLLRATVVALDPREHLLLLSNHQIVFDAWSRTILVRELGLIYTALRRGEPPSLPPLAVQYGDYAAWQRAHFASGALDRQLAYWKEHQKVPVETLELPSNRPRPAEQSLRGATIDVRLSPVLSERLATGLPTSNTNPYMNLLAGFAACLHHHSGQSEVVIGFPVAGRDRVEFEPMIGFFANSLVVTVSFDGDPTFCELVEYVRTSSVAAYASAAVPFERLLEELHPSRDPSRSPLFQVELALRTIPAIRFDLPDLSLEVSQTHAGTTRLDLILDLISEAARLNGKLAFSTDLLDRDTVGRFIARLDEFLDDALARPNARISELNVLPPTEEDALLTTFNNTARVYDVETPFAEAFGKAVARTPDAVAVVAGDTQWTYRELDARAKAVAGYLVEARLEQEAVVAVLAARDANFLATMIGIWKAGAAYLPLDPRHPAERIARIVRDSGAVVVVVDAASQALAEEALTKLETKPALAPMGALTPSGHLAMTRMEIHSRSLAYVIYTSGTTGAPKGAMLEHRGMMNHLRAKIEELGIGPYDTVAQTASACFDISIWQFLSALLVGARVWIASDEIALDSYLLAREAANNAVTVLETVPSLLDVLLDELEQSGAPKLSLRWMIPTGEALPPALVKRWFARFPEVPLVNAYGPTECSDDVTHHVLCGPMPEGAAHTPIGRPIGNTQVYILDSAHRPVPLGVPGEIYVGGAGVGRGYLGRPDLTAAAFVPDPFRCATTSTGRLYRTGDLGRFLPDGTLVFLGRIDHQVKIRGYRIELGEIEAVLCAHEAVDRAVVLARQGRDGGRLAAYVVASRSDTEAASLTAALAARLRCELPEYMIPAITLLPALPVTPNGKIDRAALLAR; this is encoded by the coding sequence ATGAACGACCGACAGTCCCTCTCCAAGCACGGAGCGCAGCTCACGCCGGAGCAGCGCACTTTCGTGGAGCAACGCCTCCGCGGCGACCACGCAAGCCCGAATGTGGCAGCGCCCATTCCGCGGCGCTCCGATCCAGCTCGCGCCCCCCTCTCGTTCTCGCAGCAGCGCCTCTGGTTCCTCGATCAGTCGGCCCCCGGCAACATCGCATACAACGAAAGTACCGTACTGCACCTGCGCGGGCACCTCGACGCGGACACGCTGGAGGAGAGCATTCAGGACATCGTGGATCGACACGAGATTCTGCGCACAACGTTCGCCGTACTCGACGGTCACCCGAGTCAGATTATCGCCACTTCGCTGCGGATCCGCGTCGCGCGAATAGACTTAAAGGACCTCGATCCCGCAACCCGTGAGGCCGAGGCTCGCCGCCTCGCACACGAGGACGCGCGCGCGCCGTTCGATCTCGAGCGCGGCCCACTCCTGCGTGCCACGGTTGTCGCGCTCGACCCGCGAGAGCATCTTCTACTCCTCTCGAACCACCAGATCGTGTTCGATGCCTGGTCCCGTACCATTCTCGTCCGCGAGCTAGGGTTGATTTACACGGCGCTTCGTCGTGGCGAGCCACCCTCGCTTCCGCCGCTCGCCGTCCAGTACGGGGACTACGCCGCCTGGCAGCGCGCACACTTCGCCTCCGGCGCACTCGATCGCCAGCTCGCGTATTGGAAGGAGCACCAAAAGGTGCCCGTCGAGACCCTTGAGCTGCCCTCCAATCGTCCTCGCCCCGCCGAGCAGTCGCTGCGAGGCGCGACGATCGATGTACGCCTCTCTCCTGTCCTTTCGGAGCGGCTCGCGACCGGCCTCCCCACCTCGAACACCAACCCGTACATGAATCTTCTCGCCGGTTTTGCGGCATGTCTTCACCACCACTCCGGCCAGAGCGAGGTCGTCATCGGCTTCCCAGTCGCGGGCCGCGACCGCGTGGAGTTCGAGCCGATGATCGGCTTCTTCGCCAACAGCCTCGTCGTTACGGTAAGTTTCGACGGCGACCCGACGTTCTGCGAGCTTGTCGAGTACGTCCGGACCTCGTCCGTAGCGGCGTACGCCAGCGCTGCCGTGCCGTTCGAGAGGCTCCTGGAGGAACTCCATCCGTCGCGCGACCCCTCGCGTTCGCCACTGTTTCAGGTGGAGCTCGCGCTGCGGACAATCCCCGCGATCCGCTTCGATCTCCCCGACCTCTCGCTCGAAGTCTCGCAGACTCATGCCGGTACGACACGCCTCGACCTAATCCTAGACCTGATTAGTGAGGCCGCGCGCCTCAACGGAAAGCTCGCGTTCTCGACAGACTTACTCGACCGTGACACAGTGGGACGCTTCATCGCGAGACTCGACGAGTTTCTGGACGACGCGCTCGCGCGGCCGAACGCCCGGATTTCTGAGCTCAATGTGTTACCGCCGACGGAGGAGGACGCTCTTCTCACCACCTTCAACAACACGGCACGTGTTTATGATGTGGAAACGCCGTTCGCCGAGGCGTTCGGGAAGGCGGTGGCGCGGACGCCCGATGCCGTTGCAGTGGTCGCGGGCGACACTCAGTGGACGTATCGCGAGCTGGATGCGCGCGCAAAAGCGGTCGCTGGATACTTGGTTGAGGCGCGATTAGAGCAGGAAGCCGTAGTCGCTGTGCTTGCCGCGCGCGACGCGAATTTTCTCGCGACCATGATTGGCATCTGGAAGGCGGGCGCCGCGTACCTTCCCCTGGACCCGCGCCACCCGGCCGAGCGCATCGCTCGGATCGTAAGAGATAGCGGCGCGGTCGTGGTGGTAGTCGACGCAGCGTCCCAGGCGCTCGCTGAGGAGGCGCTGACCAAGTTGGAGACAAAGCCGGCGCTCGCACCGATGGGCGCGCTCACGCCTAGTGGACATCTCGCAATGACGCGGATGGAGATCCATTCCCGCTCGCTCGCGTATGTGATCTATACGTCTGGCACGACCGGCGCGCCCAAGGGAGCGATGCTCGAGCACCGCGGAATGATGAACCACCTCCGTGCGAAGATCGAGGAGCTCGGCATAGGGCCGTACGACACCGTGGCGCAGACAGCGTCGGCCTGCTTCGACATCTCGATCTGGCAGTTTCTTTCGGCATTGCTCGTGGGCGCTCGCGTCTGGATCGCCTCCGACGAGATCGCACTCGACTCGTACCTGCTCGCCCGCGAAGCCGCAAACAACGCTGTCACCGTGCTGGAGACGGTACCGTCACTGCTCGACGTGCTCCTCGACGAGCTCGAGCAAAGTGGAGCACCGAAGCTCTCGCTGCGTTGGATGATACCGACCGGTGAGGCCCTCCCACCGGCGCTCGTAAAGCGGTGGTTCGCTCGCTTCCCGGAAGTCCCGCTGGTCAACGCCTATGGACCTACGGAATGCTCGGATGACGTGACTCACCATGTCCTATGCGGACCGATGCCGGAAGGAGCCGCCCACACGCCGATCGGGCGCCCCATCGGCAACACTCAAGTTTACATTCTCGACAGCGCGCATCGGCCGGTCCCGCTCGGCGTGCCAGGCGAGATCTATGTGGGGGGCGCGGGGGTCGGACGCGGCTACCTCGGGAGACCTGACCTCACGGCCGCTGCGTTCGTCCCAGATCCGTTCCGTTGCGCCACGACCTCCACAGGCCGCCTGTACCGAACCGGAGACCTAGGGCGATTCCTTCCCGACGGCACACTGGTCTTCCTCGGGCGCATCGACCACCAGGTGAAGATCCGCGGCTACCGGATAGAACTCGGTGAAATTGAGGCTGTACTTTGCGCGCATGAAGCCGTGGACCGCGCTGTGGTGCTCGCGCGCCAGGGGCGCGACGGGGGCCGTTTGGCCGCGTACGTCGTCGCGTCGCGCTCAGATACCGAGGCAGCGTCGCTCACCGCCGCGTTGGCAGCGCGCCTGCGCTGCGAGCTCCCGGAATACATGATC